The following coding sequences are from one Amphiprion ocellaris isolate individual 3 ecotype Okinawa chromosome 19, ASM2253959v1, whole genome shotgun sequence window:
- the moto gene encoding meiosis-specific coiled-coil domain-containing protein MEIOC produces the protein MAFDRHQNTLANSLFHTYQRQAGVNVSGANSNSMALPFVSVADASRQEQDTTSFAAWSCNTQDDPCELTSCSQSSIKSRKPDNADCDEETDLQGLVSNILDEADSQRSYFSQGSLPTCSPIWSPKTLREELLQYFQSEGNTQHNPSFPNQVSHETFSKTQQAPVDKDVEELSQQSNGFAINQEWLFNLPNGDSYCRPPQKLPPALPLPSAGSTYPSQIQPVSMSAYNDREVGQPMNNFLNLSDIFRPQNEMSSTSFDPFYEDHLIQSGIKPTCNEQYVPEDINQLVSSFQSFMADSVRRGDFPNMHKQALGMHIEDSLVEEWKTTSPVMSTQSTPAMQIPKQLVGEFGTVQRERNEGARKQTFKHDAFQGLPDFTPQNPEGFQQSKQFSATLNFPNQYQNKMTTHRENINVSMNQYLNHHIQQSQIQNNIKPQMQKEKKRMHMSGLQGELFSRRPQTSAHMREGDKQHFSQSPYFDFQGSMQSQRFDGENSMFSGGNVQQVMPFMYPVNDLRRQSSMSINTNVSSQSTLPYGCGVPGANVGDVMSANESPVFKSYIGDIRTRRGESTHRVPASAMMTSVMTNQGGPVIQPCFYLDECYEQWRCLEKERKKIEAILNKTFFGKRPAAVTNINLPKTPPNPTRIDHLIVNQTREQAKVESLLERMECLCSTPLHSNIHTALKRHHMAIYITQARCMEDTANMTKHQRQKPHFTEDRDTLLMIISLKDLATTTRKLRTALWCALRMTLPKPVKVQDHHVNKEDTCSEKCFSPFEICSFKL, from the exons ATGGCATTTGACCGGCATCAGAACACACTTGCAAATTCACTTTTTCACACATACCAGCGTCAG GCTGGTGTTAATGTGAGTGGTGCAAACAGTAATAGCATGGCTTTGCCCTTCGTTTCTGTCGCTGATGCCTCGCGGCAGGAACAGGATACCACATCCTTTGCGGCGTGGTCTTGCAATACTCAGGATGACCCCTGTGAGCTTACCAGTTGCTCCCAGAGCAGCATTAAAAGCAG GAAACCTGATAACGCTGATTGTGACGAGGAGACTGACCTGCAAGGTCTAGTGTCAAATATTTTGGATGAAGCAGATTCACAGCGCAGCTACTTCAGCCAAGG GAGCCTACCTACATGCAGTCCCATCTGGTCTCCAAAAACATTGAGAGAAGAACTGCTACAGTATTTTCAATCAGAAGGTAACACACAGCATAATCCTTCTTTTCCAAACCAAGTATCCCATGAGACTTTCAGTAAAACACAGCAAGCACCAGTGGACAAAGATGTTGAAGAGTTGAGTCAACAGTCCAATGGCTTTGCTATCAATCAAGAATGGCTTTTTAATTTGCCTAATGGAGACAGCTACTGCCGCCCTCCCCAGAAGTTGCCACCAGCTCTACCATTGCCCAGTGCAGGAAGTACCTACCCATCACAGATACAACCAGTCAGCATGTCAGCTTATAATGACAGAGAGGTTGGACAACCTATGAATAATTTTCTCAACCTCAGTGACATATTTAGACCTCAAAATGAAATGAGCAGCACCAGCTTTGATCCTTTCTATGAAGACCACTTGATCCAGAGCGGCATAAAGCCCACTTGCAATGAGCAGTATGTGCCAGAAGACATAAACCAGCTGGTCAGCAGTTTTCAGTCATTCATGGCTGATAGCGTACGTCGTGGAGACTTTCCAAATATGCACAAGCAGGCATTGGGCATGCACATTGAAGATAGTCTGGTTGAAGAATGGAAAACTACCAGCCCTGTGATGTCAACACAAAGTACTCCCGCAATGCAGATCCCAAAACAGCTGGTGGGAGAATTTGGGACAGTGCAGAGGGAAAGAAATGAAGGAGCgaggaaacaaacatttaaacatgatgctTTTCAAGGTCTGCCAGATTTCACCCCTCAAAACCCAGAGGGTTTCCAGCAATCAAAGCAATTCTCTGCAACTTTAAACTTCCCAAATCAATACCAAAACAAGATGACAACGCACAGAGAGAACATTAACGTAAGCATGAACCAATATTTAAACCATCATATCCAGCAGAGCCAGATACAGAACAATATCAAGCCACAGAtgcagaaggaaaagaagaggaTGCATATGTCTGGACTACAGGGAGAACTCTTCTCTAGGAGGCCCCAGACCAGTGCTCACATGAGAGAGGGGGATAAACAGCACTTCTCACAAAGCCCATACTTTGACTTCCAGGGCAGCATGCAGTCTCAAAGATTTGATGGAGAAAACAGCATGTTCAGTGGAGGGAATGTACAGCAGGTCATGCCTTTCATGTATCCTGTAAATGACCTCAGGAGACAGTCCAGCATGTCCATCAACACAAACGTCAGCTCTCAATCCACATTACCCTATGGATGTGGGGTTCCTGGTGCTAATGTGGGTGATGTAATGTCAGCCAATGAGTCTCCAGTTTTCAAGTCTTATATTGGTGACATAAGGACCCGCAGAGGAGAGAGCACTCATCGTGTCCCGGCCTCAGCCATGATGACTTCAGTGATGACGAATCAAGGGGGACCTGTGATCCAGCCGTGCTTCTACCTGGATGAGTGTTATGAGCAATGGAGGTGtttggagaaagagagaaagaag atagaGGCCATCcttaacaaaacattttttgggaaaaggCCTGCAGCAGTGACCAACATTAACCTGCCCAAAACTCCACCAAACCCCACAAGAATCGACCACCTGATTGTTAATCAGACAAGAGAACAAGCAAAG GTGGAAAGCCTTCTGGAACGAATGGAGTGTCTGTGTAGCACTCCCCTACACAGCAACATTCACACAGCACTGAAGAGGCATCATATGGCTATTTACATCACGCAGGCAAGATGCATGGAGGACACTGCAAACATGACCAAACATCAGCGACAGAAACCTCATTTCACAGAGGACAGGG ACACCCTGTTGATGATCATTTCACTGAAGGACCTAGCTACTACCACTAGAAAACTCCGTACAGCTCTGTGGTGTGCCCTCCGGATGACACTGCCAAAGCCTGTCAAGGTGCAGGACCACCATGTTAACAAGGAGGACACATGTAGTGAGAAATGCTTCTCTCCATTTGAAATTTGCTCGTTTAAGTTATGA
- the ccdc43 gene encoding coiled-coil domain-containing protein 43, protein MAAPLTDAGEFESWLNDRLDSLEVDREVYGVYILGILQEEESDEEKEDALQGILSAFLDEDTMEDVCKQIIKQWTECCSRSAAKRDAEDAEVQAIASMIEKQAQIVVKQKEVSEESKKRKEALLAQYANVTDEEDEAEEEEQTSGNNFTGNDKSLFKNTNVEEVLNRQKQKRDQAREDAQKKKEMDKMQREKDKLAKQDRKEKEKKRTQKGERKR, encoded by the exons ATGGCTGCGCCCTTGACAGACGCCGGGGAGTTTGAAAGCTGGCTAAATGATCGGCTAGACTCGTTGGAAGTAGACCGAGAGGTGTACGGGGTGTACATTTTAGGGATTTTACAAGAAGAGGAGAGCGACGAGGAGAAAGAAGATGCGCTTCAAGGAATTTTATCCGCATTTCTG GATGAGGACACCATGGAAGATGTCTGCAAACAGATCATCAAGCAGTGGACAGAGTGTTGCAGTCGATCAGCAGCCAAAAGAGATGCTGAAGATG CTGAGGTCCAGGCCATTGCCAGTATGATCGAAAAACAAGCTCAGATTGTGGTGAAGCAGAAGGAGGTGTCTGAGGagtcaaagaaaaggaaagaggcCCTTCTCGCCCAATACGCTAACGTAACAGACGAAGAGGA TGAAGCTGAAGAAGAGGAGCAAACAAGTGGAAATAACTTTACAGGAAATGACAAAT CTCTGTTCAAGAACACCAATGTGGAGGAGGTGCTGAACAGACAAAAGCAAAAGCGAGACCAGGCTCGTGAGGATGctcagaagaagaaggaaatggACAAGATGCAGCGAGAGAAAGACAAACTAgccaaacaagacagaaaagagaaggaaaagaagcGTACACAAAAAGGTGAACGCAAAAGATAA